TTTGCTTCCATGCAATTTCAATGTTCTTAGAAGCATTTTCTTGAGGTTAgtaatgttaaaatattgattaaatgatcaAATTTACATTTTCCTATAAGTTTTAAGTTTTGTTCAGATTCAAGATCTTTGGCTAAAATACCAttttaaatcaccacttatctcaatcatttaattaatattttaacaatgaaATGATTTTATGTAAATCTATTTTTGTTGCCTTTTTTCCAAAACTTATACAAGTGCTCAGTGATCTATGTTTCTATGCCAAGTTGGCGATTCCATTAATAGATTCGTTAGTTTCTCATAGCCTCATAGTATCTTCATATTTATATTGGATTGGGCAGATTAAGGGTGTGAAGATGATTATGTGTCGgataaatctttttatttaaattaagaatatatatatattgaaattttgCTTTAAGATcttggttttcaattttaatttttccccTGAGATCAAACctgttcaaagaaaaatatttccgtttaatttttttttttttcaagctattaaagaaacaaattacaaaagagagaaaaaatgattaattatattttcccACTATGAACTATTGGGTCACTACAATGTCCCTTAAATTATATGATTAGTTCAATTTTCCTTCCATTATAGAAATTTCTCCTATTTCTGTAATActaatttttatatgttttatcACGTgatcacaaaaaataaagaaaaatattcacaCGAAATTTTAAAGTTAAAGTATAATAAAAATTGGAGAAACTTTAAATGTAATAGGACATTGTTAAGGAGTTGCTTGCTCaaatttaatatttgttttagaGAAACATTGCAATGATCTCATAATTTATGGTGAGAAAATGCAAAttacccccccaaaaaaaaaaaaaaaaaaaaaagaaagaaagagagaaagaagaaattaaacCCACAAAACATTCTTCAAAGCACAAAAATAACTTGAGAATACACTTTTTCCTTATCATGGATAATTTCTAACATCTACTTTAATATTATTGTTCTGTTGATGCAGTGATGTAATGGAAGAGTATCAAAGGGAAATCAAGGACATGACAGAAAGGATTCTAGGTCTGATGCTTCGATCATTGGGCTTAACCCCTGATGATGTGAGATGGTTTAAGCCTAAAGATGGGAGCAAACATTCCCAAGCCCTGCTCCATTTAAACTCATACCCAGTCTGTCCTGACCCGGGCCAAGCCATGGGCTTGGCTCCTCACACAGACTCATCCTTGCTCACTTTGCTGTACCAAAGCGGCACCGACGGTCTCCAAGTCCTTAGAGACAACGTTGGGTGGGTGCCGGTGCATCCGATAACCGGTGCACTCGTTGTCAACATTGGTGACCTAATGCACATACTCTCCAACGGCCTGTTCAAGAGTGCAATGCATCAAGTGCTTGTCAACAATACACATCATCGTTTCTCAACCGCTTACTTCTACGGTCCACCAGGTGATGTGAACATATCACCGTCCACGAAGTTGACCGACCACAAACGTCCACCTCTCTATCGCCCAGTGACATGGAAGGAATATCTTGATGCCAAGGCAGTGCATTTCAACAAGGCACTTGACTTGATACGAAATGAAGTACATATTGCCAATAGATGAACACCAAGAATAGCAAGTGGAAATTTTCTTTGACCTAAATGTAGAGGAATGTTCCACTTTTAAACTCTTCAATCTCAACTCGAAATTTTATTTGGGACTATATGGTATAGCTTGAGGATTTCACTTTTTGCCCTCAAGAAATTTATGATTGACATGCTTTGGTGAAGCCCAAATGACAAAATGGAACACTAAAAGATTCAAAGCATCCCACTAATTGCTTgtcttacttttattattttcacatttagaTAATAGAGAATCTTTGATATTCCACCGGCATTGAGAGACACCAAAAGCTGTCTTTGCTAGTGTGAGTGCGATGCCAGCATTGTCTTTGCCTTTAGTTTATTCTACTAAAGTTCATGGATGCAGAAGGTTCATGAACACAAGTAGGCCAGAGGTGTTCATGTAGGCCAGAACCACAAGTATGCATGATTGTTTTAATAGAAGACTCAATTGCTGAGAATCCACATTCATGAAAACATATGGAAGTGAATGTGACAGAATATTATATTACTGAATTCATTAACAAAAAACTGACTATTCTGTAAACAGCATTTACATCTTCCCATATGAGTCTGAACCAAAACTCTATCCAACATTTTCAACCAGATTTCTTGTGCAACAACGTCAAGCTCTGATGCAAAAGATTTCCTTCCTTCAGTTAACTTGGACTTGGGTTAGGATCTAAATACTTCCTTGCTAAGCAGACTGTAACGAAATATAAACAACTACAAAAGCATCCAAGGAAAACCTGCTGAGTATTTCTGAGTATAAGAATTTCGTCAGGGGGTAAAAGGGGTTAAGTCACTTCCAGAGCTTGACACACTTATCATGACTAGCTGAAGCTACCAAACCCGTAACACTTGATACTGCTAAGGCAGAGACTAGTTTGTCATGCGCATGTAAAGTCATTGTCTTGTTCTTGCTTGTGTTCCACAGTTCCAGAGTCTGGAAATCCACACAATTCcacataagaaaacaaaaagaaaagaaagaagcaaaaagtcCATGTCAGCGGCTTGAACAAGGACATGCTACTTAATTCATCTCTCATGTAACAAAAGTTGTTATAGCACTCAACAGATGAGCATACAATCTAGCACGCTTCTTCTCATGGAGCAATGCAGTTCTAAGCTATAAAaccttatctctctctctctctctctctatatatatatatagatgaatgCTATAAATACCTTATATAAACATGCATTGAAACAAAGGCGTAAGTAATACTAATCTGAGACCCAAATCCTATGCAATAAAACTGCAATTGTCACAATGTTGTGTATGGCTAAACTATGAGATGAAATTGGATGAAAAAGGCAGAACAGTTATCTTGCATCCTACGTGATCAAAATGCAAACCTTAACTGGTATGTAGCTAACTTGAAATTGCATGAAAAGATAGAACTATGGCTTGCCTCGTAACAACCGATGACCAACAGAGAAGGTTGAGTAGGATGGAAAACACAGGTACGGAATTTGTTGCCGGTACAGCTCAACTCATGAATGCATTCCCCTTTGTTCCCAGAGCCAATTGTCCACACTCTGACCAAGTCATCACTCACAGACGCCAGATATTCACCAGAAGGATCCCAGCACACAGAATGGACAAGGTTTTTATGGCCCTAAAATGAcagtcaaaagattcaaaaaagGAAAACGTCGATAATGATGGGAGGTCATTACTCCATGCTAAGGAAGCATGGAAGAAAAGTAACAGCAATGAGAGATATGCTTGCGTGTCTTCCACATCATATCCTTAGAATAATTCAAgagaataataattttcagtattAGCCTTGCCATTGTCCAAAGGCTACACCAGTCAataggaaaataataataataataataataataaacccttcaattttcttataaaaatgcTCCCAATTCTATATACAAGGCAAATAAAGAATAACGGTATACTCTTCTTTGATCATCTTGCAGGCAGCCTTTGGGGAGACGGTTTGAAGAAAAGCCTTAAATTATTAGGATTCCTATTTctagaaaatgacaaaattccgacaacttggaaaatttcaaattacgtCAATCAAAACCAACATTTCATTTTCTGATAAGTAACGTCAATCAAAACCAATTGAAATCAGAAtaataaataggaaaaattattGTATTAATCCTTGAGTTTTggatatttttcaaatcactgcccaagtttttattttcatctttcAGCCTCTTGAGTTTGTCCCCATTATCAAATCGATCCTTCCATCCAATTCCGTCAATTGTTTTCGATGGAGAGCATATAAAATTACAGTTCTACCATTTTctgaaagggggaaaaaaaaaagggggggggggggggtgggaaGAAAAAATCAAAGGGGTTTGGCTCTGAGCCacctcttatttttatttttttatttcaaaaaagggtataattgtaaattttatatggGCTCTAAAAATATCGACAAAATTTGTACGGAATTGGATGGAAAGATTTATTTGATAACAGGACGAATTCAAGgagctaaaagaaaaaaatagaaactcagggaatgatttgaaaaataccaaaaatttaGGGACTCAGAggaaataaaaaagggaaaaagggaaCTACCAAGACAAATATATGGAGAAACTAGCATACAACAGAGACAGAATGATCTAATAacgaaattttcttttcaaactttGGAGTATGGACATGCAAAGCCCGGCTAAAAAAGGCCTctaggaaaagtacacataaatCTCATAGAAAACTTAATGACTCAGTGAAAAAGGTTGAATTAGGTCCATCAAGCCAGTTGCCAAAAGAATCATCAAATTGAACCTCTGGCCAGAGAAACTGATATACAAAGGAGACATGAGAAAACTGTACGACAGCAAAAAATGGTCTTGGCACTTTTGAAGTTTGGACATATAAAgccaggtaaaaaaaaaaaagcataagaaAGACGACAACCAACCTGTAACTTAAGTCTGCAAACTCGGTTCTCTACATCAACTATGGATACAAAATTCTCTGATGCAGCAGCGAGAATTCTTCCAAGACGAGGTTGAAATCTCATCTGGGTCGCACCACCCTGACAAAAATTTTGTGTGGGGGGGGGGAAGTGTGAACATAACTTCTAAATGCAAAATGATGCTTATGATAACATTG
The Alnus glutinosa chromosome 14, dhAlnGlut1.1, whole genome shotgun sequence genome window above contains:
- the LOC133857140 gene encoding gibberellin 3-beta-dioxygenase 1-like — protein: MHTRMRESFKSNPIHLNHIIPLDFKAVLKLPDSHTWKLSTDHRQTDPFAAESVPVIDLADPNVVLLTRHACEQWGVFQVTNHGIPVDLLIELEFQTRRLFSLPLDQKLRAVRSPEAFTGYGLARISTFFPKLMWSEGFSIMGSPMEHACQLWPHDHTRFCDVMEEYQREIKDMTERILGLMLRSLGLTPDDVRWFKPKDGSKHSQALLHLNSYPVCPDPGQAMGLAPHTDSSLLTLLYQSGTDGLQVLRDNVGWVPVHPITGALVVNIGDLMHILSNGLFKSAMHQVLVNNTHHRFSTAYFYGPPGDVNISPSTKLTDHKRPPLYRPVTWKEYLDAKAVHFNKALDLIRNEVHIANR